A single Heterodontus francisci isolate sHetFra1 chromosome 11, sHetFra1.hap1, whole genome shotgun sequence DNA region contains:
- the LOC137374941 gene encoding carboxypeptidase B-like, which yields MKLLWLLGLVSAVLANPDMQRFDGEKVFRLTPTSEQALWYTKGLADFAKLDLWRPDSIDQVAVGSTVDFRVGAEDVAKVQDLLEESGIEYEVLIENLQAMVEQQLDNKERSPTSHSYIKYNDMNTINDWIVSTVSRNSNLMSLTQIGTSYEGRPIYVIKIGKKASSSKPAIFMDCGIHAREWISPAFCQWFVKEAVSTYGSDSIFTNVLDAMDIFVVPVINVDGYSYTWSNNRMWRKTRSRIPGSSCRGVDPNRNWDAGWCTVGASTNPCSETYCGPQIESEKEVKAVADFVRLHKKNIKAYLTMHSYSQMCLFPYSYTYDLVPNHNELYSLAKGAISTLASLYGTRYTYGPGATTIYLAAGGSDDWAYDLGIKYSFTFELRDTGRYGFLLPESQIKPTCEETMLAIKYIANYVVNNLY from the exons ATGAAGTTACTTTGGCTCCTCGGGCTGGTTTCAGCCGTCCTGGCTAATCCAGACATGCAGCGATTCGATGG GGAGAAAGTATTTCGCCTGACACCTACGAGTGAACAGGCACTGTGGTATACAAAAGGTCTGGCCGACTTTGCAAAG CTCGACTTATGGCGACCCGACTCCATTGACCAAGTGGCTGTAGGCAGCACTGTAGATTTCCGGGTGGGTGCTGAGGACGTAGCAAAGGTTCAGGATCTGCTGGAGGAGAGTGGAATAGAATATGA AGTTTTAATTGAAAACCTTCAGGCAATGGTTGAACAACAACTTGACAATAAGGAACGTTCACCAACTTCGCACAGTTACATAAAGTACAATGACATGAATACG ATCAATGACTGGATAGTCAGCACTGTTTCCAGAAATTCAAACCTGATGTCTCTTACACAAATTGGAACCAGCTATGAAGGACGGCCTATCTATGTCATCAAG ATCGGCAAGAAAGCAAGCAGCTCTAAACCTGCGATCTTCATGGACTGTGGGATACATGCTCGAGAGTGGATTTCTCCAGCATTTTGCCAGTGGTTTGTGAAAGAG GCTGTTAGCACCTATGGATCAGATTCCATCTTTACCAATGTTCTGGATGCCATGGACATCTTTGTTGTCCCAGTCATTAATGTTGATGGCTACTCCTACACCTGGTCTAAT AATCGAATGTGGAGAAAAACTCGTTCCAGGATTCCTGGCAGTAGCTGCAGAGGAGTTGACCCGAATAGAAACTGGGATGCTGGCTGGTGCA CTGTAGGTGCCTCAACGAACCCGTGTTCTGAGACATACTGTGGTCCTCAAATAGAATCTGAGAAGGAAGTTAAGGCTGTTGCAGATTTCGTCCGTCTCCACAAGAAAAACATCAAGGCTTACCTCACTATGCACTCGTACTCTCAGATGTGTCTCTTCCCTTATTCCTACACTTATGATTTAGTGCCAAATCACAATGAACTG TATAGCCTTGCTAAAGGAGCAATTAGCACTCTGGCCAGTCTGTATGGAACACGATACACCTACGGTCCTGGAGCTACCACCATAT ATCTTGCAGCCGGAGGTTCAGATGATTGGGCCTATGATCTGGGTATTAAGTATTCCTTCACCTTTGAACTTCGTGACACTGGCAGATATGGCTTCCTGTTGCCTGAATCTCAAATCAAGCCAACATGTGAAGAAACGATGTTGGCCATTAAGTACATAGCCAACTATGTCGTCAACAATTTGTATTGA